From Eleftheria terrae, the proteins below share one genomic window:
- a CDS encoding helix-turn-helix domain-containing protein, giving the protein MTRVPTYTLYGELQRAHVPDSLHVESIAERSRLHGWEIKPHRHDALVQLLCLRSGTGEAVFEAQRHPFVAPCVIYVPALTVHGFRFSSDIDGVVVTVAEGQLDRLPADAPELAARLQAPHCLCWPHRSAVGFAQVDQAVAVLTAEAHGFAVGRRTAIASAWALALVHLARAVADAQRRAQGPAARSLQHAQRFRALLEQSFRTERSLAFYAGQLGITPTQLNRVCRQVFGTSALGALHRRLVLEAQRDLAYSLLSVKEIALSLGFSEAAYFTRFFARQTGSAPSDFRAAARRELARRPAGLSSPAPR; this is encoded by the coding sequence ATGACCCGGGTTCCCACCTACACCCTCTACGGCGAGCTGCAACGGGCCCATGTGCCCGACAGCCTGCATGTGGAGTCCATCGCCGAGCGCAGCCGCCTGCATGGCTGGGAGATCAAGCCGCACCGGCACGACGCGCTGGTGCAGCTGCTGTGCCTGCGCTCAGGCACCGGTGAGGCGGTGTTCGAGGCGCAGCGGCATCCCTTCGTCGCCCCCTGCGTGATTTATGTGCCCGCCCTCACGGTGCACGGCTTTCGCTTCTCCAGTGACATCGACGGCGTGGTGGTGACGGTCGCCGAAGGCCAGCTCGACCGCCTGCCGGCCGACGCACCCGAACTGGCCGCCCGCCTGCAAGCCCCGCACTGCCTGTGCTGGCCACACCGCTCGGCCGTCGGCTTCGCCCAGGTCGACCAGGCAGTGGCCGTGCTGACGGCAGAGGCCCATGGCTTTGCGGTGGGCCGTCGCACCGCCATTGCCTCGGCCTGGGCGTTGGCGCTGGTGCATCTCGCCCGGGCGGTTGCCGACGCCCAGCGGCGGGCGCAAGGGCCGGCGGCGCGCAGCCTGCAGCATGCACAGCGCTTCCGGGCCTTGCTGGAGCAATCCTTCCGCACCGAGCGCAGCCTGGCGTTCTATGCCGGGCAGCTGGGCATCACGCCGACGCAACTCAACCGGGTCTGCCGCCAGGTGTTCGGCACTTCGGCGCTCGGCGCACTGCACCGCCGCCTGGTCCTGGAGGCGCAGCGCGACCTGGCCTACTCGCTGCTGAGCGTGAAGGAGATCGCCCTGTCGCTCGGATTCTCGGAGGCGGCCTATTTCACCCGCTTCTTCGCGCGGCAGACCGGCAGTGCCCCCAGCGACTTCCGTGCTGCCGCGCGCCGCGAGCTGGCGCGCCGGCCCGCGGGGCTCAGTTCGCCCGCACCTCGCTGA
- the pobA gene encoding 4-hydroxybenzoate 3-monooxygenase has protein sequence MQASSFPSRTGARTQVAIVGAGPAGLLLAQLLHRAGVATVVLEQRSQEHVLGRIRAGIIEQVTQDLLDEAGVGQRMHREGLVHHGIALAFAGRRHRLDLHALTGGRAVRVYGQTEITRDLMAAREAAGLPTVYEAAEVQLHGFDAPHPRVSWREGGQLRELACDFIAGCDGFHGISRASVPPRALAVFERLYPFGWLGLLADTPPVSDELIYSNHARGFALCSMRSPTRSRHYLQCSLADRVERWSDDDFWDELRRRLDPAAAEALVTGPSLEKGIAPLRSFVVEPMRFGRLFLAGDAAHIVPPTGAKGLNLAASDVRYLSRALIEHYAERSDAGLDAYSARCLRRVWKAERFSWHMTSLLHRFPDTDDFGHKLQEAELDYLVHSRAAATALAENYVGLPLED, from the coding sequence ATGCAGGCTTCTTCTTTTCCCTCGCGCACGGGCGCTCGCACCCAGGTGGCCATCGTCGGCGCCGGCCCGGCCGGGCTGCTGCTGGCCCAGCTGCTGCACCGCGCCGGCGTGGCGACGGTCGTGCTCGAGCAGCGCAGCCAGGAGCATGTGCTCGGCCGCATCCGCGCCGGCATCATCGAGCAGGTGACGCAGGACCTGCTGGACGAGGCCGGCGTGGGCCAGCGGATGCACCGCGAGGGGCTGGTTCACCACGGCATTGCCCTGGCCTTTGCCGGTCGCCGCCATCGGCTCGACCTGCATGCCCTCACCGGTGGCCGCGCAGTGCGTGTCTACGGCCAGACCGAGATCACCCGCGACCTGATGGCCGCACGCGAGGCGGCGGGCCTGCCCACGGTGTACGAGGCGGCGGAGGTGCAGCTGCACGGCTTCGATGCGCCCCACCCGCGGGTGAGCTGGCGCGAGGGCGGCCAGCTGCGGGAGCTGGCCTGCGACTTCATCGCCGGCTGCGACGGCTTCCACGGCATCAGCCGGGCCAGCGTGCCGCCACGTGCGCTGGCCGTGTTCGAGCGCCTCTATCCCTTCGGCTGGCTGGGCCTGCTGGCGGACACGCCACCCGTGTCGGACGAGCTGATCTATTCCAACCATGCGCGCGGTTTTGCGCTGTGCAGCATGCGCTCGCCCACCCGCAGCCGGCACTACCTGCAGTGCAGCCTGGCCGACCGGGTGGAGCGCTGGAGCGACGACGATTTCTGGGACGAGCTGCGCCGCCGCCTCGACCCGGCCGCGGCCGAGGCGCTGGTGACCGGGCCGTCGCTGGAGAAGGGCATCGCGCCGCTGCGCAGCTTCGTGGTGGAGCCGATGCGCTTCGGCCGGCTGTTCCTGGCCGGCGACGCGGCCCACATCGTGCCGCCCACCGGGGCCAAGGGCCTGAACCTGGCGGCCTCGGACGTGCGCTATCTTTCGCGGGCGCTGATCGAGCATTACGCCGAACGCAGCGATGCCGGCCTCGACGCCTATTCGGCCAGGTGCCTGCGGCGCGTCTGGAAGGCCGAGCGCTTCTCCTGGCACATGACGAGCCTGCTGCACCGCTTCCCCGACACCGACGACTTCGGCCACAAGTTGCAGGAGGCGGAGCTTGACTACCTGGTGCATTCCCGTGCCGCGGCCACGGCGCTGGCCGAAAACTATGTGGGCCTGCCGCTGGAGGACTGA
- a CDS encoding hybrid sensor histidine kinase/response regulator — protein MWSSPDSLASLRSWRAVLQWLRWSSTSPRGRLLTVLLSLVVLVLGGGWLWQGGTVYALQALVLLVPVVLLTLVLGAVGGLLAGGLAAALLFALSGASPAVANAGPPWLQAVLFTGFALLLSLLALALRAYVQRAQHLLAEDRVLREHERELRELNNRLELAAQAASFGVWEYDVARRHFMLDARVLALLGAAGPAREMSYEAVRALVHPEDRERLERRFEQVLAQESVYDVQFRVRLPEGGVRWLRSVGKVERDARGAACRVVGLDHDITRDAEARLSDLRAQEALRELNARLNVALSAVHASVWVYDAASGRLEWDERGDDLYGQPLNDRPGAWEASLAPDTAAATVQRWRAHLDDPQCDSFNLEYGVRHPARGLRHVRCVGRIERDGQGRPLRAIGLDLDVTEQRVTAQRAEELSNRLQLAISASGLGIWLLDLEAGRTEWNDELYRIYGEDPRHFQPTLNTWEERLHPDDLDRVRTAAARTLSGEPVDVDEYRILRPDGEVRTVRTRLRHVRNPAGRTLRVVGATLDITEQKQATQAIERARAAAEEANRLKSEFLANMSHEIRTPMNAIIGMTGLALLGELPPREQQHVAKANGAARNLLRVLNDILDFSKIEAGRLEVEATRFSLHEVLEQVVDVVGLQAAEKGLELVMDLPASLPAEHLGDPTRLAQVLTNLLANAVKFTAQGRVVLRAGVLAAVPGTAPRRLRFEVSDTGIGLDAAQQALLFQPFSQADNSTTRRFGGTGLGLVICRRLLELMGGQIGVQSRPGAGATFWFELPLTACEPGTPLGGPLPPARPQWVLVVDDDAATRAALVRLLQGMGHQAAGAAGAAEARQLWQAHRPQGLRRTVVLLDAGLPDGAALSLAAEFAREAPAPRVLLMCRPQEPDTLRQQSQRAGVHGWLSKPVLPAPLRVALGEASSDPATRPGHLSLPALRGMKVLLAEDNPLNRELAIELLQRAGVQVSTVGSGREAVEAVQHDSFDAVLMDVQMPEMDGFEATRRIRALGGPHAWLPIIAMTAHAMAGDRERSLAAGMDDHLAKPIDTALLLRTLQRWGGQQPEVDAATRPARWADTPARPGPPDAPPPVDGPSVLDAQAALRGCGGSPAILRRALQRFVELYAEPPLQAGDPPETAARAAHSLKGVAGSLGMQALQERARHAELSSRGGQALPPATRERLNAAVAAARAAALAWLQQPPER, from the coding sequence ATGTGGTCCTCTCCTGATTCCCTGGCATCCCTGCGCTCCTGGCGGGCTGTGCTGCAGTGGCTGCGCTGGAGCAGCACCAGCCCGCGCGGGCGGCTGCTCACGGTGCTGCTCTCGCTGGTGGTGCTGGTGCTCGGTGGCGGCTGGCTCTGGCAAGGCGGCACCGTCTACGCGTTGCAGGCCCTGGTGCTGCTGGTGCCGGTCGTCCTGCTCACGCTGGTGCTCGGCGCGGTCGGCGGGCTGCTGGCCGGCGGCCTGGCGGCGGCCTTGCTGTTCGCGCTGTCGGGGGCCAGTCCGGCAGTCGCCAACGCCGGCCCGCCCTGGTTGCAGGCGGTGCTGTTCACCGGATTCGCCTTGCTGCTGTCCTTGCTGGCGCTGGCGCTGCGGGCGTATGTCCAGCGGGCCCAGCACCTGCTGGCCGAGGACCGCGTGCTGCGCGAGCACGAGCGCGAATTGCGCGAATTGAACAACCGGCTGGAGCTGGCCGCGCAGGCGGCCAGCTTCGGCGTCTGGGAGTACGACGTGGCGCGCCGCCACTTCATGCTCGACGCCCGGGTGCTGGCGCTGCTTGGCGCGGCGGGGCCCGCCCGCGAGATGAGCTACGAGGCGGTGCGTGCCCTGGTGCACCCGGAGGACCGGGAGCGGCTCGAGCGGCGCTTCGAGCAGGTGCTGGCCCAGGAATCGGTGTACGACGTGCAGTTCCGCGTGCGGTTGCCGGAGGGCGGGGTGCGCTGGCTGCGCAGCGTCGGCAAGGTGGAACGCGACGCGCGTGGCGCGGCCTGCCGCGTGGTGGGCCTGGACCACGACATCACCCGTGACGCCGAGGCCCGGCTGTCCGACCTGCGGGCCCAGGAAGCGCTGCGGGAGCTCAATGCGCGCCTGAACGTGGCGCTGTCGGCGGTGCATGCCTCGGTGTGGGTCTACGACGCGGCCAGCGGCCGGCTGGAATGGGACGAGCGCGGCGACGACCTCTACGGCCAGCCGCTCAACGACCGCCCGGGCGCCTGGGAGGCCAGCCTCGCGCCGGACACCGCAGCCGCCACCGTGCAGCGCTGGCGGGCCCACCTGGACGACCCGCAGTGCGACAGCTTCAACCTGGAGTATGGCGTGCGGCATCCGGCGCGCGGCTTGCGCCATGTGCGCTGCGTCGGGCGCATCGAGCGTGACGGCCAGGGCCGGCCGCTGCGCGCGATCGGCCTGGACCTGGACGTCACCGAGCAGCGCGTCACCGCGCAGCGCGCCGAGGAACTGTCGAACCGGCTGCAGCTGGCCATCTCCGCCTCGGGGCTGGGCATCTGGCTGCTCGACCTGGAAGCCGGCCGCACCGAGTGGAACGACGAGCTGTACCGCATCTACGGCGAAGATCCCCGCCACTTCCAGCCCACCCTGAACACCTGGGAGGAGCGGCTGCATCCGGACGACCTCGACCGCGTACGCACGGCCGCGGCCCGGACCCTGAGTGGCGAGCCGGTGGATGTGGACGAGTACCGCATCCTGCGGCCCGACGGCGAGGTGCGGACCGTGCGCACCCGGCTGCGCCACGTCCGCAACCCGGCCGGGCGCACGCTGCGGGTGGTGGGTGCCACCCTCGACATCACCGAGCAGAAGCAGGCCACCCAGGCCATCGAGCGGGCCCGCGCCGCGGCCGAGGAAGCCAACCGGCTCAAGAGCGAATTCCTGGCCAACATGAGCCACGAGATCCGCACGCCGATGAACGCCATCATCGGCATGACCGGCCTGGCCCTGCTCGGCGAGCTGCCGCCGCGCGAGCAGCAGCATGTGGCCAAGGCCAATGGCGCGGCGCGCAACCTGCTGCGGGTGTTGAACGACATCCTCGACTTCTCCAAGATCGAGGCCGGCCGGCTGGAGGTGGAGGCCACTCGCTTCTCGCTGCACGAGGTGCTGGAACAGGTGGTGGACGTGGTCGGCCTGCAGGCGGCCGAGAAGGGCCTGGAGCTGGTGATGGACCTGCCCGCCTCGCTGCCGGCCGAGCACCTGGGCGATCCGACGCGGCTGGCGCAGGTGCTGACCAACCTGCTGGCCAATGCGGTGAAGTTCACCGCGCAGGGCCGGGTGGTGCTGCGCGCCGGCGTGCTGGCGGCGGTGCCCGGGACGGCGCCACGGCGGCTGCGCTTCGAGGTCAGCGACACCGGCATCGGGCTGGATGCGGCGCAGCAGGCGCTGCTGTTCCAGCCCTTCAGCCAGGCCGACAACTCCACCACGCGGCGCTTCGGCGGCACCGGCCTGGGCCTGGTGATCTGCCGCCGCCTGCTGGAGCTGATGGGCGGGCAGATCGGCGTGCAGTCGCGGCCCGGCGCTGGCGCCACCTTCTGGTTCGAGCTGCCGCTGACCGCCTGCGAGCCGGGCACGCCGCTGGGCGGCCCGCTGCCGCCGGCCCGGCCGCAATGGGTGCTGGTGGTGGATGACGATGCCGCCACCCGCGCCGCGCTGGTGCGGCTGCTGCAGGGCATGGGCCACCAGGCGGCCGGTGCCGCCGGCGCGGCCGAGGCGCGCCAGCTCTGGCAGGCGCACCGGCCGCAGGGCCTGCGTCGCACCGTCGTCCTGCTGGACGCCGGGCTGCCCGATGGCGCCGCGCTGTCACTGGCCGCGGAATTCGCCCGCGAGGCGCCAGCGCCCCGCGTGCTGCTGATGTGCCGCCCGCAGGAGCCCGACACCTTGCGGCAGCAGTCGCAACGGGCCGGCGTGCACGGCTGGCTGAGCAAGCCGGTGCTGCCGGCGCCGCTGCGCGTTGCGCTGGGCGAGGCGAGCAGCGACCCCGCCACCCGCCCCGGCCACCTCAGCCTGCCAGCCTTGCGCGGCATGAAGGTGCTGCTGGCCGAAGACAACCCGCTCAACCGGGAACTGGCCATCGAGTTGCTGCAGCGCGCCGGCGTGCAGGTGAGCACGGTGGGCAGCGGCCGCGAAGCGGTGGAGGCAGTTCAGCACGACAGCTTCGACGCCGTGCTGATGGACGTGCAGATGCCTGAGATGGACGGCTTCGAGGCGACCCGCCGCATTCGGGCGCTGGGCGGCCCGCACGCCTGGCTGCCCATCATCGCGATGACGGCACACGCCATGGCGGGCGACCGCGAGCGCTCGCTGGCGGCCGGCATGGACGACCACCTGGCCAAGCCGATCGACACCGCGCTGCTGTTGCGCACGCTGCAACGCTGGGGCGGCCAGCAGCCCGAGGTGGATGCCGCCACCCGCCCGGCCCGCTGGGCCGACACGCCGGCCCGGCCCGGCCCGCCGGACGCACCGCCGCCGGTCGACGGGCCCAGCGTGCTCGACGCGCAGGCCGCCCTGCGCGGCTGCGGCGGCTCGCCGGCCATCCTGCGGCGGGCGCTGCAGCGTTTCGTGGAGCTGTATGCCGAGCCGCCGCTACAGGCCGGCGACCCGCCGGAGACCGCTGCCCGCGCGGCCCATAGCCTCAAGGGCGTGGCCGGCTCGCTGGGCATGCAGGCGCTGCAGGAGCGCGCCCGCCATGCCGAGCTGAGCAGCCGCGGCGGCCAGGCCCTGCCGCCCGCCACCCGCGAGCGGCTCAATGCCGCGGTCGCGGCGGCACGCGCCGCGGCGCTGGCTTGGCTGCAGCAGCCGCCGGAGCGTTGA
- a CDS encoding GNAT family N-acetyltransferase has product MRDVPMPTMPLADIRMPPRRSLHPGAAAVAAAAADAPPARLEVAWARDADEVLEAQRLRYQIFAEEMGARLSPPPGSPAGHDIDMFDAHCEHLLVRAAGEPGRRGPGPVIGTYRVLTPEAAKRLGGLYSETEFDLTRLRPLRPRMVELGRSCVHPDFRSGGAILALWAALAEFMWRNGLDTMIGCASISMRDGGHVAASLWQRLRETHLAPIEWQVRPRLPLPVHELRRDLDVEPPALIKGYLRCGARILGAPAWDPDFNTADLPMLMRLQDLPARYRRHFQRS; this is encoded by the coding sequence ATGAGAGACGTGCCGATGCCGACGATGCCCCTGGCGGACATCCGTATGCCACCCCGGAGGTCGCTTCATCCAGGCGCTGCGGCAGTTGCTGCGGCTGCGGCGGATGCCCCGCCTGCCCGGCTGGAAGTGGCTTGGGCGCGAGATGCGGACGAGGTCCTCGAAGCACAGCGCCTGAGGTACCAGATCTTCGCCGAGGAGATGGGGGCGCGGCTGTCGCCGCCGCCGGGCTCGCCCGCCGGCCACGACATCGACATGTTCGACGCCCATTGCGAGCACCTGCTGGTGCGTGCCGCCGGCGAGCCGGGTCGCCGCGGCCCGGGGCCGGTCATCGGCACCTATCGGGTGCTGACGCCCGAGGCGGCCAAGCGGCTCGGCGGCCTGTACAGCGAGACCGAATTCGACCTGACCCGCCTGCGGCCGCTGCGTCCGCGCATGGTGGAGCTGGGCCGCTCCTGCGTGCATCCGGACTTCCGCTCCGGGGGCGCCATCCTGGCGCTGTGGGCCGCGCTGGCCGAGTTCATGTGGCGCAACGGGCTGGACACGATGATCGGCTGCGCCAGCATCAGCATGCGCGACGGTGGCCATGTGGCGGCCAGCCTGTGGCAGCGCCTGCGCGAGACCCACCTGGCACCGATCGAGTGGCAGGTGCGGCCGCGCCTGCCGTTGCCGGTGCACGAGCTGCGCCGCGACCTCGACGTGGAGCCGCCGGCACTGATCAAGGGTTACCTGCGTTGCGGTGCCCGCATCCTCGGCGCGCCGGCCTGGGACCCCGACTTCAACACCGCCGACCTGCCGATGCTGATGCGCCTGCAGGACCTGCCGGCGCGCTACCGCCGGCATTTTCAGCGCAGCTGA
- a CDS encoding HPr family phosphocarrier protein codes for MIKQNITISNKLGLHARASAKLTKLAAAYRSDIFMSRNGRRVNAKSIMGVMMLAAGLGAEVELEVDGPDEQEAMTALVALIDDKFGEGE; via the coding sequence ATGATCAAGCAGAACATCACCATCAGCAATAAGCTCGGCCTGCACGCGCGTGCCTCGGCCAAGCTCACCAAGCTGGCCGCCGCCTACCGCAGCGACATCTTCATGAGCCGCAACGGCCGCCGCGTGAATGCCAAGAGCATCATGGGCGTCATGATGCTGGCCGCCGGCCTGGGCGCGGAGGTCGAGCTGGAAGTGGACGGCCCCGACGAGCAGGAGGCGATGACCGCCCTGGTTGCGCTGATCGACGACAAGTTCGGCGAAGGCGAATAG
- a CDS encoding PTS sugar transporter subunit IIA, whose protein sequence is MPGILIIAHAPLASALKACAAHTFPDCGATVEALDVAPNLAVEDIEAQARVLLARVRSPEALILTDVFGATPCNVAQRLADGVSVKVVAGANVPMLWRSLCYQGEPLDALVARAVAGATQGVMQVAITRPQNQAQNVGNRPGHDQAEHHHQQ, encoded by the coding sequence ATGCCCGGCATCCTCATCATCGCCCACGCCCCCCTCGCCAGCGCGCTGAAGGCTTGCGCCGCGCACACCTTCCCGGATTGCGGCGCCACCGTGGAGGCGCTGGACGTGGCCCCCAACCTCGCGGTCGAGGACATCGAGGCGCAGGCCCGGGTGCTGCTGGCGCGGGTGCGCTCGCCGGAGGCGCTGATCCTCACCGACGTGTTCGGCGCCACGCCCTGCAACGTGGCGCAGCGGCTGGCCGACGGCGTGAGCGTCAAGGTTGTCGCCGGGGCGAATGTGCCGATGCTGTGGCGCAGTCTGTGTTATCAAGGCGAGCCGCTCGACGCGCTGGTCGCCCGCGCGGTGGCGGGGGCGACGCAGGGTGTCATGCAAGTAGCGATCACGCGGCCCCAGAATCAGGCACAGAACGTGGGCAACCGACCCGGACATGATCAAGCAGAACATCACCATCAGCAATAA
- a CDS encoding alpha/beta fold hydrolase: MADYVLVHGAWHGAWCWKRILPGLWQAGHRAFAVSLSGVGERAHQIGTPITLQTHVEDVARVIEAEELDAAVLVGHSYAGMVVTGVADRMAARIRHLVYLDAVVPNPGESWSSRHSPETQRDRRAQISQHGSLPPAAPTAFGLDGEDAAWVQRRQTPQPGGVYDSPLQFDGARVFSLPKTFIDCTDPALPTVAASRQRVRSEPGWQVVEIPTGHDAMISAPRELLAALLALA; encoded by the coding sequence ATGGCCGACTACGTACTCGTGCACGGTGCCTGGCATGGCGCCTGGTGCTGGAAGCGGATCCTGCCGGGCCTCTGGCAGGCCGGGCACCGCGCCTTCGCGGTGAGCCTGAGCGGCGTGGGCGAGCGTGCCCACCAGATCGGCACCCCCATCACGCTGCAGACCCATGTGGAAGACGTGGCGCGCGTCATCGAGGCCGAGGAGCTGGATGCCGCCGTGCTGGTCGGCCACAGCTACGCCGGCATGGTGGTGACCGGTGTCGCCGACCGCATGGCTGCGCGCATCCGCCACCTGGTGTACCTCGACGCGGTGGTGCCGAACCCCGGCGAGAGCTGGTCCAGCCGCCACAGCCCCGAGACCCAGCGGGACCGGCGCGCGCAGATCTCCCAGCACGGCAGCCTGCCGCCGGCTGCGCCGACCGCGTTCGGCCTCGACGGCGAGGATGCCGCCTGGGTCCAGCGGCGGCAGACGCCGCAGCCCGGCGGCGTCTACGACAGCCCGCTGCAGTTCGACGGGGCGCGCGTGTTCAGCCTGCCCAAGACTTTCATCGACTGCACCGACCCGGCCCTGCCCACGGTGGCGGCATCACGCCAGCGGGTGCGCAGCGAGCCGGGTTGGCAGGTGGTGGAGATCCCGACCGGCCACGACGCAATGATCAGCGCACCGCGCGAGCTCTTGGCGGCCTTGCTGGCGCTGGCCTGA
- a CDS encoding DUF4197 domain-containing protein codes for MDRRKFTAQAASLAGALLCAAPAGVAAFSLSDLSEREATAGLRAALERGALAAVGLLGRPDGFLGNPKVRIELPEHLQQAAELLNSLGQGRRLEELKTAMNRAAEAAVPEARSLLIGAVKQMNIDDAKRILRGSETSVTEFFSAKTREPLAARFQPIVARMTEKVGLARRYNHLVERAATFGLVDEGARIEPYVTARALDGLFLMIGEEEIKIRRDPVGTGSAILRKVFGSL; via the coding sequence GTGGATCGACGCAAGTTTACGGCGCAGGCCGCCTCCCTCGCTGGCGCGCTGCTGTGCGCGGCGCCCGCGGGTGTGGCGGCGTTCTCGCTTTCCGACCTGAGCGAACGCGAGGCCACCGCCGGCCTGCGTGCCGCGCTGGAACGGGGCGCGCTCGCCGCGGTGGGTTTGCTGGGCCGCCCGGATGGATTCCTCGGCAACCCGAAAGTTCGCATCGAATTGCCCGAGCACCTGCAGCAGGCCGCCGAGCTGCTGAACAGCCTGGGCCAGGGGCGCCGGCTGGAAGAGCTCAAGACCGCGATGAACCGGGCCGCCGAGGCGGCGGTGCCGGAGGCCCGCAGCCTGCTCATCGGTGCGGTCAAGCAGATGAACATTGACGATGCCAAGCGCATCCTGCGCGGCTCGGAGACGTCGGTGACCGAGTTCTTCTCGGCCAAGACGCGCGAGCCGCTGGCTGCGCGCTTCCAGCCCATCGTCGCCCGCATGACGGAGAAGGTCGGCCTGGCGCGGCGCTACAACCACCTGGTGGAGCGGGCGGCCACGTTCGGCCTGGTCGACGAGGGCGCCCGCATCGAGCCTTATGTCACCGCGCGGGCGCTGGACGGGCTCTTCCTGATGATCGGCGAGGAGGAAATCAAGATCCGCCGCGACCCGGTGGGCACCGGCAGCGCCATCCTGCGCAAGGTCTTCGGCAGCCTCTGA
- a CDS encoding TlpA family protein disulfide reductase: MKRTHYLAAAVLALAVAGGAWLTLGKREAAPAVDYVLLDGSRHNIADLKGKVVLVNFWATSCVTCVKEMPQMVQTYEKYRGRGLDFVAVAMSYDQPEFVQRFAQSRQLPFKVSIDRSGEIAQRFGDVKLTPTTYLLNKRGEVVKRYLGEPDFAALDKLLEELLAEA, encoded by the coding sequence ATGAAAAGAACACATTATCTGGCTGCCGCCGTGCTGGCCCTGGCCGTGGCCGGCGGCGCCTGGCTCACGCTCGGCAAGCGCGAGGCGGCCCCGGCCGTCGACTATGTGCTGCTCGACGGCAGCCGCCACAACATCGCGGACCTCAAGGGCAAGGTGGTGCTGGTCAATTTCTGGGCCACCAGCTGCGTCACCTGCGTCAAGGAGATGCCGCAGATGGTGCAGACCTACGAGAAGTACCGCGGCCGCGGGCTGGACTTCGTCGCGGTGGCGATGAGCTATGACCAGCCGGAGTTCGTGCAGCGCTTTGCACAATCGCGCCAGCTGCCGTTCAAGGTCAGCATCGACCGCAGCGGCGAGATCGCCCAGCGATTCGGCGATGTCAAGCTGACGCCCACCACCTACCTGCTCAACAAGCGCGGCGAAGTGGTCAAGCGCTACCTCGGCGAGCCCGATTTCGCCGCCCTCGACAAGCTGCTCGAGGAACTGCTGGCCGAAGCCTGA
- a CDS encoding DMT family transporter has translation MSASSRLSHLCALGAIGLWASLATLGVSLSAVPPFLLTGLSLLIGSVPAWPRWREWRVPPGTLALGLWGLFGYHFLLFIALRHAPPVEANLVNYLWPLLIVVLSPLLLPGMRLRPLHLVAAGAGFAGAALAIVGGRSLSGDWSWGYLAALGAAFMWASYSLMTKRVAAFPTSVIGLFGLVSGLLSLLCHLLLEPAVTLAARDWGLIVVMGLGPLGAAFFLWDKALKTGDPRTIGILSYLTPLASTTLLLLVTGRALTAWTGAAALLIVGAALVGMRARG, from the coding sequence ATGTCCGCTTCCTCCCGCCTCTCGCATCTCTGCGCCCTGGGTGCCATCGGCCTGTGGGCCTCGCTTGCCACGCTGGGCGTTTCGCTCTCGGCCGTGCCGCCCTTCCTGCTCACCGGCCTGTCACTGCTGATCGGCAGCGTGCCCGCCTGGCCGCGCTGGCGCGAGTGGCGGGTGCCGCCCGGCACGCTGGCGCTGGGGCTGTGGGGCCTGTTCGGCTACCACTTCCTGCTGTTCATCGCGCTGCGGCATGCGCCGCCGGTGGAAGCCAACCTGGTCAACTACCTGTGGCCGCTGCTGATCGTGGTGCTGTCGCCGCTGCTGTTGCCCGGCATGCGGCTGCGGCCGCTGCACCTGGTGGCGGCGGGCGCGGGCTTTGCCGGCGCGGCACTGGCCATCGTCGGCGGGCGCTCGCTGTCGGGCGACTGGTCGTGGGGCTACCTGGCGGCGCTGGGGGCCGCCTTCATGTGGGCCAGCTATTCGCTGATGACCAAGCGGGTGGCCGCCTTCCCCACTTCGGTGATCGGCCTGTTCGGCCTGGTGTCGGGCCTGCTGTCGCTGTTGTGCCACCTGCTGCTGGAGCCAGCCGTGACGCTGGCCGCGCGTGACTGGGGCCTGATTGTGGTGATGGGCCTCGGGCCGCTGGGCGCCGCCTTTTTCCTGTGGGACAAGGCGCTGAAGACCGGTGACCCGCGCACCATCGGCATCTTGAGCTACCTGACGCCACTGGCCTCCACCACCCTGCTGTTGCTGGTGACGGGCCGGGCGCTGACGGCATGGACCGGCGCGGCCGCGCTGCTCATCGTCGGCGCCGCGCTGGTGGGCATGCGGGCACGCGGCTGA